A window of Brachybacterium fresconis contains these coding sequences:
- a CDS encoding solute carrier family 23 protein, whose amino-acid sequence MTTASPALETPRPHPVDQVPPPGRLTVLSIQHVLAFYAGAVIVPLLIASGLGLTAQQTIHLINADLFTCGIATLIQSVGFWKVGVRLPIIQGVTTTAVSPIIAIGLAATGGEGGAEGLPMIYGSIIVAGLFTFLVAPYFARILHFFPPVVIGTVLTTMGITLLGVSAGDITGYAEGVPATRDILYALGTLGIIVLVQRFFRGFLGTIAVLLGLVIGTAVALILGDTSFSGVTEASAVGVTTPFYFGMPTFSVTAIVSMIIVMLITMVETTGDVFAAGEIVGKRIRPTNISRAIRADGLSTLLGGVLNSFPYTCFAQNIGLVRLTRVKSRWVVAGAGVIMIVLGVLPKAGAVVAAIPSPVLGGASLALFASVALVGIQTLSKVDLTDNRNSVVVGTSLGLAMLVSFKPDIAGVFPAWAQVFVSSGVTVGAISAIVLNLVFFHLGSQRGSMVTTTAAGERIGITEVGEMDRETFVTTFGSLFNGATWPLERAWESRPFEDAPALRTAIEDAVLSADRSEQDALVASYPDMATLVTADEEQAGAISQDVGSFALENLTDEDVEAVRDLSARYAERFSMPFVAYLGRTDTFAKIIADGVRRLDHSVEHERRVALTEVAEIAGDRFGIMVADANPVGSAWARKFESLQ is encoded by the coding sequence ATGACCACCGCCTCCCCCGCTCTCGAGACGCCCCGTCCGCATCCTGTGGACCAGGTGCCCCCTCCCGGCCGGCTCACCGTGCTGTCGATCCAGCACGTGCTGGCCTTCTACGCGGGGGCGGTGATCGTGCCGCTGCTGATCGCCTCGGGGCTCGGGCTGACGGCCCAGCAGACGATCCACCTGATCAACGCGGACCTGTTCACCTGCGGCATCGCGACGCTGATCCAGTCGGTGGGCTTCTGGAAGGTGGGCGTGCGCCTGCCGATCATCCAGGGTGTGACCACCACGGCGGTCAGCCCGATCATCGCGATCGGTCTGGCCGCGACCGGCGGCGAGGGCGGCGCCGAGGGTCTGCCGATGATCTACGGCTCGATCATCGTCGCGGGCCTGTTCACCTTCCTGGTCGCCCCGTACTTCGCGAGGATCCTGCACTTCTTCCCGCCGGTGGTGATCGGCACCGTGCTGACCACCATGGGCATCACGCTGCTGGGCGTCTCCGCCGGGGACATCACGGGCTACGCCGAGGGCGTCCCGGCCACCCGCGACATCCTCTACGCGCTGGGCACCTTGGGGATCATCGTGCTGGTGCAGCGGTTCTTCCGCGGATTCCTGGGCACCATCGCCGTGCTGCTGGGCCTGGTGATCGGCACGGCCGTGGCGCTGATCCTGGGCGACACCTCCTTCAGCGGGGTCACCGAGGCCTCCGCCGTCGGGGTCACCACGCCCTTCTACTTCGGCATGCCCACCTTCTCCGTCACCGCGATCGTCTCGATGATCATCGTCATGCTGATCACGATGGTCGAGACCACCGGGGACGTCTTCGCCGCCGGGGAGATCGTCGGCAAACGGATCCGCCCGACGAACATCTCCCGGGCGATCCGGGCCGACGGCCTCTCGACCCTGCTGGGCGGCGTGCTGAACTCCTTCCCGTACACCTGCTTCGCGCAGAACATCGGCCTGGTGCGCCTGACCCGCGTGAAGTCCCGCTGGGTGGTGGCCGGGGCCGGCGTGATCATGATCGTGCTCGGTGTGCTGCCCAAGGCCGGGGCCGTGGTCGCCGCGATCCCCTCCCCCGTGCTCGGCGGCGCCTCGCTGGCGCTGTTCGCCTCGGTGGCGCTGGTGGGCATCCAGACCCTGTCGAAGGTCGACCTCACCGACAACCGCAACTCTGTCGTCGTCGGCACCTCGCTGGGCCTGGCGATGCTGGTCAGCTTCAAGCCGGACATCGCCGGGGTGTTCCCGGCGTGGGCGCAGGTGTTCGTCTCCTCCGGCGTGACCGTCGGCGCGATCAGCGCGATCGTGCTGAACCTGGTGTTCTTCCACCTGGGGTCGCAGCGCGGCTCGATGGTCACCACCACCGCCGCCGGCGAGCGCATCGGCATCACCGAGGTGGGCGAGATGGACCGCGAGACCTTCGTGACCACCTTCGGCTCCCTGTTCAACGGCGCCACCTGGCCGCTCGAGCGCGCCTGGGAGTCGCGGCCGTTCGAGGACGCCCCGGCCCTGCGCACCGCGATCGAGGACGCGGTGCTGTCCGCGGACCGCTCCGAGCAGGATGCGCTGGTGGCCAGCTACCCGGACATGGCCACGCTGGTGACGGCCGACGAGGAGCAGGCCGGCGCCATCAGCCAGGACGTGGGCTCCTTCGCCCTGGAGAACCTCACCGACGAGGACGTCGAGGCGGTGCGGGACCTCTCGGCCCGCTACGCCGAGAGGTTCTCGATGCCTTTCGTCGCCTACCTGGGCCGCACCGACACCTTCGCGAAGATCATCGCCGACGGCGTGCGCCGCCTGGACCACTCCGTGGAGCACGAGCGCCGGGTGGCGCTGACCGAGGTCGCCGAGATCGCCGGGGACCGCTTCGGGATCATGGTGGCCGACGCGAATCCCGTCGGCTCCGCCTGGGCGCGGAAGTTCGAGTCCCTGCAGTGA
- a CDS encoding MFS transporter, with translation MSTRSSPSTPPPAKGSAPSRAVAVGGLLGILAVGLVALNLRPGATSVGPLMEDIVGAYGQGAIASGLLTALPPLAFGILGFFAVPISRRVGLTGTVVASFVLVAVGLLLRPAAGGFGAFVALSLLVLVGPALGNVVVPAWIKQHGGSRTVGWMTLYSVVLAVGGSAGAALAVPLAGSATDGWRDSLQFWGLLAVLPVVVWAVVLTRTGHDFPPAPPSGDLPGSLLRSRTAIALTIMFGLQSTNAYTQFGMLPQILTSSGLTPSRAGITVAVVSGWGIVGGLVMPTVIARFRHLPWLVGGFGLLTTAGYLGFWLAPGVSPLLWACVLGIGGFAFPTAIALIPARSRSPRVTARLSGMAQPFGYVLAAIGPLAAGALLDTTGSIPAVLGFMALTGLALAVFGYRAALPRTVDDELTA, from the coding sequence GTGAGCACCAGGTCGAGCCCGAGCACCCCGCCGCCCGCGAAGGGGTCCGCGCCCTCGCGCGCCGTCGCCGTCGGCGGCCTGCTCGGGATCCTCGCCGTCGGCCTCGTCGCGCTGAACCTGCGTCCCGGGGCCACCAGCGTCGGACCGCTGATGGAGGACATCGTCGGCGCGTACGGCCAGGGCGCGATCGCCTCCGGGCTGCTGACCGCGCTGCCGCCCCTGGCCTTCGGGATCCTCGGCTTCTTCGCCGTGCCGATCTCGCGCCGGGTGGGGCTGACCGGCACCGTCGTCGCCTCCTTCGTGCTGGTCGCCGTCGGACTGCTGCTGCGGCCCGCCGCCGGGGGCTTCGGGGCGTTCGTGGCCCTGTCGCTGCTGGTCCTGGTCGGACCCGCGCTCGGCAACGTCGTGGTGCCGGCCTGGATCAAGCAGCACGGCGGCTCCCGCACCGTCGGCTGGATGACCCTGTACAGCGTGGTGCTGGCGGTCGGCGGCTCCGCCGGGGCGGCGCTGGCCGTGCCGCTGGCCGGGTCCGCGACCGACGGCTGGCGCGACTCGCTGCAGTTCTGGGGGCTGCTCGCCGTGCTGCCCGTCGTCGTCTGGGCCGTCGTGCTCACCCGCACCGGGCACGACTTCCCGCCCGCCCCGCCCAGCGGCGACCTGCCCGGCTCCCTGCTGCGCTCGCGCACGGCGATCGCGCTGACGATCATGTTCGGCCTGCAGTCCACGAACGCGTACACCCAGTTCGGGATGCTCCCGCAGATCCTCACCTCCTCCGGCCTGACGCCCTCGCGTGCGGGGATCACCGTGGCCGTGGTCTCGGGCTGGGGCATCGTCGGCGGACTGGTCATGCCCACCGTCATCGCGCGGTTCCGTCATCTGCCCTGGCTGGTGGGCGGCTTCGGGCTGCTCACCACCGCCGGCTACCTCGGCTTCTGGCTGGCTCCAGGGGTGAGCCCGCTGCTGTGGGCGTGCGTCCTGGGGATCGGCGGCTTCGCCTTCCCCACCGCGATCGCCCTGATCCCCGCCCGCAGCCGGTCGCCGCGGGTCACCGCCCGGTTGTCCGGCATGGCCCAGCCGTTCGGCTACGTGCTGGCCGCGATCGGACCGCTCGCCGCCGGTGCGCTGCTGGATACGACCGGATCGATCCCGGCGGTGCTCGGATTCATGGCGCTGACCGGGCTGGCCCTGGCCGTCTTCGGCTACCGCGCGGCGCTGCCGCGGACGGTCGATGACGAGCTCACCGCCTGA
- a CDS encoding alpha/beta hydrolase → MSIVRTLRILASQRPSAPSRSVAAPTRVTRARPGRVPVTWIDQDLAATGTIVHLHGGAYVSGEQKAHWSWLEEVGRRAGAATAMIHYRLAPKHPFPTAVEDVLAALDGMGEASLLRPGRWVLSGDSAGGGLALAVAQSLAQGHADSPALLMLESPWTDLPARRDGEDELRRAAARLYAGGVPSQDPRLSPIHGDLATLPPVHLVAGVEDELLSDSRRLHAGLLEAGTDVEYVEIPGQGHTVAVTGEGPDAQAARRTQIEAARRVLTLRANA, encoded by the coding sequence ATGAGCATCGTCCGCACGCTGCGCATCCTGGCATCCCAGCGCCCCTCCGCCCCGTCGCGCTCCGTCGCGGCCCCGACCCGCGTGACCCGAGCCCGACCCGGTCGCGTGCCCGTGACCTGGATCGACCAGGACCTGGCGGCGACCGGCACGATCGTGCACCTGCACGGCGGCGCGTACGTGTCCGGGGAGCAGAAGGCCCACTGGTCCTGGCTCGAGGAGGTGGGCCGACGCGCCGGCGCCGCCACCGCGATGATCCACTACCGGCTGGCCCCGAAGCATCCCTTCCCCACCGCGGTCGAGGACGTGCTGGCCGCCCTGGACGGCATGGGCGAGGCGTCCCTGCTGCGCCCCGGTCGCTGGGTGCTCTCCGGCGACAGCGCCGGCGGCGGCCTCGCGCTCGCCGTCGCCCAGTCCCTGGCGCAGGGCCACGCCGACAGCCCCGCGCTGCTGATGCTCGAATCACCCTGGACGGACCTGCCCGCCCGCCGCGACGGCGAGGACGAGCTGCGCCGTGCCGCCGCCCGCCTCTACGCCGGGGGCGTGCCCTCGCAGGACCCGCGCCTCAGCCCGATCCACGGCGACCTGGCCACCCTGCCGCCCGTGCACCTGGTCGCCGGCGTAGAGGACGAGCTCCTGTCGGATTCCCGCCGCCTGCACGCGGGCCTGCTCGAGGCCGGCACCGACGTGGAGTACGTCGAGATCCCCGGCCAGGGCCACACCGTCGCGGTCACCGGCGAGGGCCCGGATGCCCAGGCCGCCCGCCGCACCCAGATCGAGGCCGCCCGGCGCGTCCTCACCCTCCGCGCGAACGCCTGA